A part of Sebastes umbrosus isolate fSebUmb1 chromosome 21, fSebUmb1.pri, whole genome shotgun sequence genomic DNA contains:
- the mak gene encoding serine/threonine-protein kinase MAK isoform X9 has translation MKPENLLCMGPELVKIADFGLAREIRSKPPYTDYVSTRWYRAPEVLLRSSTYSSPIDLWAVGCIMAELYTLRPLFPGNSEVDEIFKICQVLGTVKKTDWSEGYQLASAMNFRFPQCVPTHLKTLIPNASNEAITLMRDLMQWDPKKRPTAVQALRYPYFQVGQILGPRPQSQEVKKVQARPPVQKQVSESKADPQQSSSESKASASSSRNQQQQHQPLQQIPLPQTESKPGSLSHAKAASLGSENSVGGGGGGGGGGGMGVLKSGRRRWGQTVAKTSDSWEELDPSETAASNSKKPSLGNAEEERGPKEHRPQPKEQKPLYSFSTVTKLPNNVKISQMDSNVPGSAARQHYLSQSRYLPGLIGKNQTSGDKELSGMTLRDLWENSSNTVNKPLAPIGGGLAVARANAEENASKSEDSPPEKTVVKERILEKIDLSKGNFVSTKYNLSGGYIPSVQKKEVGSVGQRIQLAPLAGQHTINLCSSPPDNKKDKSKSAKSKPVSNSSLSETNEDYDGWKRRADRTQMKGSSYSALGKTSGNLLTRAPPVQPVHGRVDWTSKYGGTR, from the exons ATGAAGCCAGAGAATCTGCTGTGCATGGGACCAGAACTGGTCAAAATAGCAGATTTTGGACTGGCCAGAGAGATCCGCTCCAAACCTCCCTACACAGACTATGTATCAACCAGATG GTACCGAGCTCCAGAAGTCCTGCTCAGGTCGTCTACCTACAGCTCTCCTATTGACCTGTGGGCCGTGGGCTGCATCATGGCTGAACTCTACACTCTCAGACCTCTTTTCCCCGGGAACAGTGAAGTGGATGAGATCTTTAAGATCTGCCAAGTCCTAGGCACCGTCAAAAAG ACGGATTGGTCAGAGGGCTACCAACTAGCATCTGCTATGAACTTTCGCTTCCCCCAATGTGTGCCGACCCACCTGAAGACCCTCATCCCTAATGCCAGCAACGAGGCCATCACCCTGATGCGGGACCTGATGCAATGGGATCCCAAAAAAAGACCCACGGCTGTACAA GCCCTGCGTTACCCGTACTTCCAGGTGGGCCAGATCTTAGGGCCTCGTCCTCAGAGCCAGGAGGTCAAGAAGGTCCAGGCCAGGCCGCCGGTCCAGAAGCAGGTCTCAGAGTCCAAGGCTGATCCCCAGCAGTCTTCATCTGAGTCCAAAGCCTCCGCATCCTCCTCCAgaaaccaacagcagcagcatcagcccCTTCAGCAGATCCCCCTTCCCCAAACTGAGAGTAAACCAGGAAGCCTCAGCCATGCA AAAGCAGCGTCGCTGGGCAGTGAGAACAgcgttggtggtggtggtggtggtggtggtggtggtgggatggGGGTGCTGAAGAGTGGCCGTCGTCGCTGGGGCCAGACGGTGGCCAAGACCTCAGACAGCTGGGAGGAATTGGACCCGTCGGAAACCGCCGCCTCCAACTCCAAGAAACCCAGCCTGGGGAacgcagaggaggagaggggccCTAAGGAGCACCGCCCACA GCCCAAAGAGCAGAAACCTCTGTATTCCTTCAGCACGGTCACTAAGCTACCCAACAATGTTAAGATCAGCCAAATGGACTCCAACGTCCCAGGATCTGCTGCACGGCAGCACTATCTGAGCCAGTCACGATACTTGCCAG GGTTGATCGGCAAGAATCAGACTTCTGGAGATAAGGAGCTGAGTGGTATGACGCTGCGGGACCTGTGGGAGAACTCCTCCAACACTGTAAATAAACCGCTCGCTCCTATTGGAGGGGGATTAGCTGTCGCCAGAGCCAACGCAG AAGAGAATGCCTCTAAATCTGAGGATAGCCCACCAGAGAAAACTGTCGTTAAAGAACGAATACTGGAGAAAATCGATCTCTCCAAAG GGAACTTTGTGAGCACCAAATACAACCTCTCTGGTGGTTATATCCCCTCAGTCCAGAAGAAAGAGGTGGGCTCAGTGGGGCAGAGGATCCAGCTCGCCCCGTTGGCGGGCCAGCACACAA TCAATCTTTGTTCTTCTCCTcctgataataaaaaagacaaatcgAAATCTGCAAAGTCCAAGCCTGTATCCAACTCATCTTTGAGCGAAACTAATGAAG ATTACGACGGCTGGAAGAGGAGGGCGGACAGGACTCAGATGAAGGGCAGCAGCTACTCAGCCCTTGGGAAAACCTCTGGGAATCTCCTGACCAGAGCTCCTCCAGTACAGCCCGTACACGGCAGGGTGGACTGGACATCCAAATACGGTGGAACTCGGTAG
- the mak gene encoding serine/threonine-protein kinase MAK isoform X1: protein MMNRYTTLKQLGDGTYGSVLMGRSNESGEFVAIKRMKRKFYSWDECMNLREVKSLKKLNHANVVKLKEVIRENDHLYFVFEYMKENLYQLMKDRENKMFSENEIRTIMFQVVSGLAFVHKHGFFHRDMKPENLLCMGPELVKIADFGLAREIRSKPPYTDYVSTRWYRAPEVLLRSSTYSSPIDLWAVGCIMAELYTLRPLFPGNSEVDEIFKICQVLGTVKKTDWSEGYQLASAMNFRFPQCVPTHLKTLIPNASNEAITLMRDLMQWDPKKRPTAVQALRYPYFQVGQILGPRPQSQEVKKVQARPPVQKQVSESKADPQQSSSESKASASSSRNQQQQHQPLQQIPLPQTESKPGSLSHAKAASLGSENSVGGGGGGGGGGGMGVLKSGRRRWGQTVAKTSDSWEELDPSETAASNSKKPSLGNAEEERGPKEHRPQPKEQKPLYSFSTVTKLPNNVKISQMDSNVPGSAARQHYLSQSRYLPGLIGKNQTSGDKELSGMTLRDLWENSSNTVNKPLAPIGGGLAVARANAEENASKSEDSPPEKTVVKERILEKIDLSKGNFVSTKYNLSGGYIPSVQKKEVGSVGQRIQLAPLAGQHTINLCSSPPDNKKDKSKSAKSKPVSNSSLSETNEDYDGWKRRADRTQMKGSSYSALGKTSGNLLTRAPPVQPVHGRVDWTSKYGGTR, encoded by the exons TCTCTGAAGAAACTGAACCACGCGAATGTGGTGAAACTGAAGGAGGTGATCAGAGAGAACGATCACCTCTACTTCGTCTTCGAGTATATGAAGGAGAACCTCTACCAGCTTATGAAGGACAG AGAGAATAAGATGTTCTCAGAGAATGAAATTAGGACCATCATGTTTCAAGTGGTGTCTGGGTTGGCTTTTGTACATAAGCATG GTTTCTTTCATCGAGACATGAAGCCAGAGAATCTGCTGTGCATGGGACCAGAACTGGTCAAAATAGCAGATTTTGGACTGGCCAGAGAGATCCGCTCCAAACCTCCCTACACAGACTATGTATCAACCAGATG GTACCGAGCTCCAGAAGTCCTGCTCAGGTCGTCTACCTACAGCTCTCCTATTGACCTGTGGGCCGTGGGCTGCATCATGGCTGAACTCTACACTCTCAGACCTCTTTTCCCCGGGAACAGTGAAGTGGATGAGATCTTTAAGATCTGCCAAGTCCTAGGCACCGTCAAAAAG ACGGATTGGTCAGAGGGCTACCAACTAGCATCTGCTATGAACTTTCGCTTCCCCCAATGTGTGCCGACCCACCTGAAGACCCTCATCCCTAATGCCAGCAACGAGGCCATCACCCTGATGCGGGACCTGATGCAATGGGATCCCAAAAAAAGACCCACGGCTGTACAA GCCCTGCGTTACCCGTACTTCCAGGTGGGCCAGATCTTAGGGCCTCGTCCTCAGAGCCAGGAGGTCAAGAAGGTCCAGGCCAGGCCGCCGGTCCAGAAGCAGGTCTCAGAGTCCAAGGCTGATCCCCAGCAGTCTTCATCTGAGTCCAAAGCCTCCGCATCCTCCTCCAgaaaccaacagcagcagcatcagcccCTTCAGCAGATCCCCCTTCCCCAAACTGAGAGTAAACCAGGAAGCCTCAGCCATGCA AAAGCAGCGTCGCTGGGCAGTGAGAACAgcgttggtggtggtggtggtggtggtggtggtggtgggatggGGGTGCTGAAGAGTGGCCGTCGTCGCTGGGGCCAGACGGTGGCCAAGACCTCAGACAGCTGGGAGGAATTGGACCCGTCGGAAACCGCCGCCTCCAACTCCAAGAAACCCAGCCTGGGGAacgcagaggaggagaggggccCTAAGGAGCACCGCCCACA GCCCAAAGAGCAGAAACCTCTGTATTCCTTCAGCACGGTCACTAAGCTACCCAACAATGTTAAGATCAGCCAAATGGACTCCAACGTCCCAGGATCTGCTGCACGGCAGCACTATCTGAGCCAGTCACGATACTTGCCAG GGTTGATCGGCAAGAATCAGACTTCTGGAGATAAGGAGCTGAGTGGTATGACGCTGCGGGACCTGTGGGAGAACTCCTCCAACACTGTAAATAAACCGCTCGCTCCTATTGGAGGGGGATTAGCTGTCGCCAGAGCCAACGCAG AAGAGAATGCCTCTAAATCTGAGGATAGCCCACCAGAGAAAACTGTCGTTAAAGAACGAATACTGGAGAAAATCGATCTCTCCAAAG GGAACTTTGTGAGCACCAAATACAACCTCTCTGGTGGTTATATCCCCTCAGTCCAGAAGAAAGAGGTGGGCTCAGTGGGGCAGAGGATCCAGCTCGCCCCGTTGGCGGGCCAGCACACAA TCAATCTTTGTTCTTCTCCTcctgataataaaaaagacaaatcgAAATCTGCAAAGTCCAAGCCTGTATCCAACTCATCTTTGAGCGAAACTAATGAAG ATTACGACGGCTGGAAGAGGAGGGCGGACAGGACTCAGATGAAGGGCAGCAGCTACTCAGCCCTTGGGAAAACCTCTGGGAATCTCCTGACCAGAGCTCCTCCAGTACAGCCCGTACACGGCAGGGTGGACTGGACATCCAAATACGGTGGAACTCGGTAG
- the mak gene encoding serine/threonine-protein kinase MAK isoform X10 has product MMNRYTTLKQLGDGTYGSVLMGRSNESGEFVAIKRMKRKFYSWDECMNLREVKSLKKLNHANVVKLKEVIRENDHLYFVFEYMKENLYQLMKDRKKLFPESVIRNISFQILQGLSFIHKHGFFHRDMKPENLLCMGPELVKIADFGLAREIRSKPPYTDYVSTRWYRAPEVLLRSSTYSSPIDLWAVGCIMAELYTLRPLFPGNSEVDEIFKICQVLGTVKKTDWSEGYQLASAMNFRFPQCVPTHLKTLIPNASNEAITLMRDLMQWDPKKRPTAVQALRYPYFQVGQILGPRPQSQEVKKVQARPPVQKQVSESKADPQQSSSESKASASSSRNQQQQHQPLQQIPLPQTESKPGSLSHAKAASLGSENSVGGGGGGGGGGGMGVLKSGRRRWGQTVAKTSDSWEELDPSETAASNSKKPSLGNAEEERGPKEHRPQPKEQKPLYSFSTVTKLPNNVKISQMDSNVPGSAARQHYLSQSRYLPGLIGKNQTSGDKELSGMTLRDLWENSSNTVNKPLAPIGGGLAVARANAGNFVSTKYNLSGGYIPSVQKKEVGSVGQRIQLAPLAGQHTNYDGWKRRADRTQMKGSSYSALGKTSGNLLTRAPPVQPVHGRVDWTSKYGGTR; this is encoded by the exons TCTCTGAAGAAACTGAACCACGCGAATGTGGTGAAACTGAAGGAGGTGATCAGAGAGAACGATCACCTCTACTTCGTCTTCGAGTATATGAAGGAGAACCTCTACCAGCTTATGAAGGACAG AAAAAAGTTGTTCCCTGAATCAGTGATAAGAAACATAAGCTTTCAGATTTTACAAGGCCTGTCGTTTATTCACAAACATG GTTTCTTTCATCGAGACATGAAGCCAGAGAATCTGCTGTGCATGGGACCAGAACTGGTCAAAATAGCAGATTTTGGACTGGCCAGAGAGATCCGCTCCAAACCTCCCTACACAGACTATGTATCAACCAGATG GTACCGAGCTCCAGAAGTCCTGCTCAGGTCGTCTACCTACAGCTCTCCTATTGACCTGTGGGCCGTGGGCTGCATCATGGCTGAACTCTACACTCTCAGACCTCTTTTCCCCGGGAACAGTGAAGTGGATGAGATCTTTAAGATCTGCCAAGTCCTAGGCACCGTCAAAAAG ACGGATTGGTCAGAGGGCTACCAACTAGCATCTGCTATGAACTTTCGCTTCCCCCAATGTGTGCCGACCCACCTGAAGACCCTCATCCCTAATGCCAGCAACGAGGCCATCACCCTGATGCGGGACCTGATGCAATGGGATCCCAAAAAAAGACCCACGGCTGTACAA GCCCTGCGTTACCCGTACTTCCAGGTGGGCCAGATCTTAGGGCCTCGTCCTCAGAGCCAGGAGGTCAAGAAGGTCCAGGCCAGGCCGCCGGTCCAGAAGCAGGTCTCAGAGTCCAAGGCTGATCCCCAGCAGTCTTCATCTGAGTCCAAAGCCTCCGCATCCTCCTCCAgaaaccaacagcagcagcatcagcccCTTCAGCAGATCCCCCTTCCCCAAACTGAGAGTAAACCAGGAAGCCTCAGCCATGCA AAAGCAGCGTCGCTGGGCAGTGAGAACAgcgttggtggtggtggtggtggtggtggtggtggtgggatggGGGTGCTGAAGAGTGGCCGTCGTCGCTGGGGCCAGACGGTGGCCAAGACCTCAGACAGCTGGGAGGAATTGGACCCGTCGGAAACCGCCGCCTCCAACTCCAAGAAACCCAGCCTGGGGAacgcagaggaggagaggggccCTAAGGAGCACCGCCCACA GCCCAAAGAGCAGAAACCTCTGTATTCCTTCAGCACGGTCACTAAGCTACCCAACAATGTTAAGATCAGCCAAATGGACTCCAACGTCCCAGGATCTGCTGCACGGCAGCACTATCTGAGCCAGTCACGATACTTGCCAG GGTTGATCGGCAAGAATCAGACTTCTGGAGATAAGGAGCTGAGTGGTATGACGCTGCGGGACCTGTGGGAGAACTCCTCCAACACTGTAAATAAACCGCTCGCTCCTATTGGAGGGGGATTAGCTGTCGCCAGAGCCAACGCAG GGAACTTTGTGAGCACCAAATACAACCTCTCTGGTGGTTATATCCCCTCAGTCCAGAAGAAAGAGGTGGGCTCAGTGGGGCAGAGGATCCAGCTCGCCCCGTTGGCGGGCCAGCACACAA ATTACGACGGCTGGAAGAGGAGGGCGGACAGGACTCAGATGAAGGGCAGCAGCTACTCAGCCCTTGGGAAAACCTCTGGGAATCTCCTGACCAGAGCTCCTCCAGTACAGCCCGTACACGGCAGGGTGGACTGGACATCCAAATACGGTGGAACTCGGTAG
- the mak gene encoding serine/threonine-protein kinase MAK isoform X6 yields the protein MMNRYTTLKQLGDGTYGSVLMGRSNESGEFVAIKRMKRKFYSWDECMNLREVKSLKKLNHANVVKLKEVIRENDHLYFVFEYMKENLYQLMKDRKKLFPESVIRNISFQILQGLSFIHKHGFFHRDMKPENLLCMGPELVKIADFGLAREIRSKPPYTDYVSTRWYRAPEVLLRSSTYSSPIDLWAVGCIMAELYTLRPLFPGNSEVDEIFKICQVLGTVKKTDWSEGYQLASAMNFRFPQCVPTHLKTLIPNASNEAITLMRDLMQWDPKKRPTAVQALRYPYFQVGQILGPRPQSQEVKKVQARPPVQKQVSESKADPQQSSSESKASASSSRNQQQQHQPLQQIPLPQTESKPGSLSHAKAASLGSENSVGGGGGGGGGGGMGVLKSGRRRWGQTVAKTSDSWEELDPSETAASNSKKPSLGNAEEERGPKEHRPQPKEQKPLYSFSTVTKLPNNVKISQMDSNVPGSAARQHYLSQSRYLPGLIGKNQTSGDKELSGMTLRDLWENSSNTVNKPLAPIGGGLAVARANAEENASKSEDSPPEKTVVKERILEKIDLSKGNFVSTKYNLSGGYIPSVQKKEVGSVGQRIQLAPLAGQHTNYDGWKRRADRTQMKGSSYSALGKTSGNLLTRAPPVQPVHGRVDWTSKYGGTR from the exons TCTCTGAAGAAACTGAACCACGCGAATGTGGTGAAACTGAAGGAGGTGATCAGAGAGAACGATCACCTCTACTTCGTCTTCGAGTATATGAAGGAGAACCTCTACCAGCTTATGAAGGACAG AAAAAAGTTGTTCCCTGAATCAGTGATAAGAAACATAAGCTTTCAGATTTTACAAGGCCTGTCGTTTATTCACAAACATG GTTTCTTTCATCGAGACATGAAGCCAGAGAATCTGCTGTGCATGGGACCAGAACTGGTCAAAATAGCAGATTTTGGACTGGCCAGAGAGATCCGCTCCAAACCTCCCTACACAGACTATGTATCAACCAGATG GTACCGAGCTCCAGAAGTCCTGCTCAGGTCGTCTACCTACAGCTCTCCTATTGACCTGTGGGCCGTGGGCTGCATCATGGCTGAACTCTACACTCTCAGACCTCTTTTCCCCGGGAACAGTGAAGTGGATGAGATCTTTAAGATCTGCCAAGTCCTAGGCACCGTCAAAAAG ACGGATTGGTCAGAGGGCTACCAACTAGCATCTGCTATGAACTTTCGCTTCCCCCAATGTGTGCCGACCCACCTGAAGACCCTCATCCCTAATGCCAGCAACGAGGCCATCACCCTGATGCGGGACCTGATGCAATGGGATCCCAAAAAAAGACCCACGGCTGTACAA GCCCTGCGTTACCCGTACTTCCAGGTGGGCCAGATCTTAGGGCCTCGTCCTCAGAGCCAGGAGGTCAAGAAGGTCCAGGCCAGGCCGCCGGTCCAGAAGCAGGTCTCAGAGTCCAAGGCTGATCCCCAGCAGTCTTCATCTGAGTCCAAAGCCTCCGCATCCTCCTCCAgaaaccaacagcagcagcatcagcccCTTCAGCAGATCCCCCTTCCCCAAACTGAGAGTAAACCAGGAAGCCTCAGCCATGCA AAAGCAGCGTCGCTGGGCAGTGAGAACAgcgttggtggtggtggtggtggtggtggtggtggtgggatggGGGTGCTGAAGAGTGGCCGTCGTCGCTGGGGCCAGACGGTGGCCAAGACCTCAGACAGCTGGGAGGAATTGGACCCGTCGGAAACCGCCGCCTCCAACTCCAAGAAACCCAGCCTGGGGAacgcagaggaggagaggggccCTAAGGAGCACCGCCCACA GCCCAAAGAGCAGAAACCTCTGTATTCCTTCAGCACGGTCACTAAGCTACCCAACAATGTTAAGATCAGCCAAATGGACTCCAACGTCCCAGGATCTGCTGCACGGCAGCACTATCTGAGCCAGTCACGATACTTGCCAG GGTTGATCGGCAAGAATCAGACTTCTGGAGATAAGGAGCTGAGTGGTATGACGCTGCGGGACCTGTGGGAGAACTCCTCCAACACTGTAAATAAACCGCTCGCTCCTATTGGAGGGGGATTAGCTGTCGCCAGAGCCAACGCAG AAGAGAATGCCTCTAAATCTGAGGATAGCCCACCAGAGAAAACTGTCGTTAAAGAACGAATACTGGAGAAAATCGATCTCTCCAAAG GGAACTTTGTGAGCACCAAATACAACCTCTCTGGTGGTTATATCCCCTCAGTCCAGAAGAAAGAGGTGGGCTCAGTGGGGCAGAGGATCCAGCTCGCCCCGTTGGCGGGCCAGCACACAA ATTACGACGGCTGGAAGAGGAGGGCGGACAGGACTCAGATGAAGGGCAGCAGCTACTCAGCCCTTGGGAAAACCTCTGGGAATCTCCTGACCAGAGCTCCTCCAGTACAGCCCGTACACGGCAGGGTGGACTGGACATCCAAATACGGTGGAACTCGGTAG
- the mak gene encoding serine/threonine-protein kinase MAK isoform X8, which translates to MFSENEIRTIMFQVVSGLAFVHKHGFFHRDMKPENLLCMGPELVKIADFGLAREIRSKPPYTDYVSTRWYRAPEVLLRSSTYSSPIDLWAVGCIMAELYTLRPLFPGNSEVDEIFKICQVLGTVKKTDWSEGYQLASAMNFRFPQCVPTHLKTLIPNASNEAITLMRDLMQWDPKKRPTAVQALRYPYFQVGQILGPRPQSQEVKKVQARPPVQKQVSESKADPQQSSSESKASASSSRNQQQQHQPLQQIPLPQTESKPGSLSHAKAASLGSENSVGGGGGGGGGGGMGVLKSGRRRWGQTVAKTSDSWEELDPSETAASNSKKPSLGNAEEERGPKEHRPQPKEQKPLYSFSTVTKLPNNVKISQMDSNVPGSAARQHYLSQSRYLPGLIGKNQTSGDKELSGMTLRDLWENSSNTVNKPLAPIGGGLAVARANAEENASKSEDSPPEKTVVKERILEKIDLSKGNFVSTKYNLSGGYIPSVQKKEVGSVGQRIQLAPLAGQHTINLCSSPPDNKKDKSKSAKSKPVSNSSLSETNEDYDGWKRRADRTQMKGSSYSALGKTSGNLLTRAPPVQPVHGRVDWTSKYGGTR; encoded by the exons ATGTTCTCAGAGAATGAAATTAGGACCATCATGTTTCAAGTGGTGTCTGGGTTGGCTTTTGTACATAAGCATG GTTTCTTTCATCGAGACATGAAGCCAGAGAATCTGCTGTGCATGGGACCAGAACTGGTCAAAATAGCAGATTTTGGACTGGCCAGAGAGATCCGCTCCAAACCTCCCTACACAGACTATGTATCAACCAGATG GTACCGAGCTCCAGAAGTCCTGCTCAGGTCGTCTACCTACAGCTCTCCTATTGACCTGTGGGCCGTGGGCTGCATCATGGCTGAACTCTACACTCTCAGACCTCTTTTCCCCGGGAACAGTGAAGTGGATGAGATCTTTAAGATCTGCCAAGTCCTAGGCACCGTCAAAAAG ACGGATTGGTCAGAGGGCTACCAACTAGCATCTGCTATGAACTTTCGCTTCCCCCAATGTGTGCCGACCCACCTGAAGACCCTCATCCCTAATGCCAGCAACGAGGCCATCACCCTGATGCGGGACCTGATGCAATGGGATCCCAAAAAAAGACCCACGGCTGTACAA GCCCTGCGTTACCCGTACTTCCAGGTGGGCCAGATCTTAGGGCCTCGTCCTCAGAGCCAGGAGGTCAAGAAGGTCCAGGCCAGGCCGCCGGTCCAGAAGCAGGTCTCAGAGTCCAAGGCTGATCCCCAGCAGTCTTCATCTGAGTCCAAAGCCTCCGCATCCTCCTCCAgaaaccaacagcagcagcatcagcccCTTCAGCAGATCCCCCTTCCCCAAACTGAGAGTAAACCAGGAAGCCTCAGCCATGCA AAAGCAGCGTCGCTGGGCAGTGAGAACAgcgttggtggtggtggtggtggtggtggtggtggtgggatggGGGTGCTGAAGAGTGGCCGTCGTCGCTGGGGCCAGACGGTGGCCAAGACCTCAGACAGCTGGGAGGAATTGGACCCGTCGGAAACCGCCGCCTCCAACTCCAAGAAACCCAGCCTGGGGAacgcagaggaggagaggggccCTAAGGAGCACCGCCCACA GCCCAAAGAGCAGAAACCTCTGTATTCCTTCAGCACGGTCACTAAGCTACCCAACAATGTTAAGATCAGCCAAATGGACTCCAACGTCCCAGGATCTGCTGCACGGCAGCACTATCTGAGCCAGTCACGATACTTGCCAG GGTTGATCGGCAAGAATCAGACTTCTGGAGATAAGGAGCTGAGTGGTATGACGCTGCGGGACCTGTGGGAGAACTCCTCCAACACTGTAAATAAACCGCTCGCTCCTATTGGAGGGGGATTAGCTGTCGCCAGAGCCAACGCAG AAGAGAATGCCTCTAAATCTGAGGATAGCCCACCAGAGAAAACTGTCGTTAAAGAACGAATACTGGAGAAAATCGATCTCTCCAAAG GGAACTTTGTGAGCACCAAATACAACCTCTCTGGTGGTTATATCCCCTCAGTCCAGAAGAAAGAGGTGGGCTCAGTGGGGCAGAGGATCCAGCTCGCCCCGTTGGCGGGCCAGCACACAA TCAATCTTTGTTCTTCTCCTcctgataataaaaaagacaaatcgAAATCTGCAAAGTCCAAGCCTGTATCCAACTCATCTTTGAGCGAAACTAATGAAG ATTACGACGGCTGGAAGAGGAGGGCGGACAGGACTCAGATGAAGGGCAGCAGCTACTCAGCCCTTGGGAAAACCTCTGGGAATCTCCTGACCAGAGCTCCTCCAGTACAGCCCGTACACGGCAGGGTGGACTGGACATCCAAATACGGTGGAACTCGGTAG